From the genome of Plectropomus leopardus isolate mb chromosome 13, YSFRI_Pleo_2.0, whole genome shotgun sequence, one region includes:
- the puraa gene encoding purine-rich element binding protein Aa: protein MADRDSGSEQGGAATGPGFGSMHLAAGGAGSASGLQHETQELASKRVDIQNKRFYLDVKQNAKGRFLKIAEVGAGGNKSRLTLSMSVAVEFRDYLGDFIEHYAQLGPSNPGLVQDEPRRALKSEFLVRENRKYYMDLKENQRGRFLRIRQTVNRGPGLGSTQGQTIALPAQGLIEFRDALAKLIDDYGVEDEPAELPEGSSLTVDNKRFFFDVGSNKYGVFMRVSEVKPTYRNSITVPYKVWSKFGNTFSKYAEDMKKIQEKQREKRACELQQQEEMQADDGDED from the coding sequence ATGGCGGACAGAGACAGTGGTAGTGAGCAGGGAGGAGCAGCCACGGGCCCAGGCTTCGGCTCCATGCACTTAGCGGCAGGAGGGGCGGGCTCGGCTTCCGGGCTCCAGCATGAGACGCAGGAGCTGGCGTCGAAGCGGGTTGACATCCAAAACAAACGCTTCTATTTGGACGTAAAGCAGAACGCGAAAGGCCGCTTCTTAAAGATAGCAGAAGTCGGGGCCGGTGGAAACAAGAGCCGCCTCACTCTCTCCATGTCCGTGGCAGTCGAGTTCCGAGACTACTTGGGGGACTTCATCGAACATTATGCCCAGCTGGGTCCGAGCAACCCGGGGCTGGTACAAGACGAGCCCCGGCGGGCACTCAAAAGCGAGTTCTTGGTTCGAGAGAATCGGAAATACTATATGGATCTGAAAGAGAACCAGAGGGGACGGTTTCTGAGGATCCGACAGACCGTTAACCGGGGGCCCGGTTTGGGATCCACGCAAGGCCAGACGATTGCTCTGCCTGCCCAGGGACTTATTGAGTTTCGTGACGCTTTGGCTAAACTTATTGACGATTACGGTGTAGAGGACGAACCTGCAGAGTTGCCCGAGGGGTCATCATTGACTGTGGACAACAAACGTTTTTTCTTCGACGTCGGATCCAATAAGTATGGTGTGTTCATGAGGGTAAGCGAGGTGAAGCCAACGTACCGCAACTCAATTACGGTGCCCTACAAAGTGTGGTCCAAATTTGGGAATACTTTCTCTAAATATGCCGAGGACATGAAGAAGATCCAGGAAAAACAGCGGGAGAAAAGGGCATGCGAGCTGCAGCAACAAGAGGAGATGCAGGCGGACGATGGAGACGAGGATTGA